From Vigna unguiculata cultivar IT97K-499-35 chromosome 5, ASM411807v1, whole genome shotgun sequence, the proteins below share one genomic window:
- the LOC114183421 gene encoding uncharacterized protein LOC114183421: protein MATVTDSNDNNPAPENPNKTLDPTLPDPVIVATEPVDDTNATEAAEVKTSPPAESGNDVPLSEKEKCNSRAERCGTGPASHESEPSKSEELKRKAVFSERNFEMEDKGIKQESNTSAAGVYEVPGEPAIVIDGVPDIIPSDCSIVLRDAPSKVETNVASGLGEWFEGREVRKWFMGRYYSGRVTDYDKDSRWYRVHYEDGDSEDLDWQELEEVLLPLDVTVPLNSLAEEVVRRGKISGPKSLKNVDHSQNPHIKRKTSKGQ, encoded by the exons ATGGCAACAGTTACCGACAGCAATGACAACAATCCTGCACCGGAAAACCCTAACAAAACCCTAGACCCCACCTTACCAGATCCAGTCATTGTCGCCACTGAGCCTGTCGACGATACAAACGCCACGGAGGCTGCCGAAGTCAAGACTTCTCCGCCGGCCGAATCCGGAAACGATGTTCCTCTCTCCGAGAAAGAGAAGTGCAATTCCCGAGCCGAAAG GTGTGGCACTGGGCCCGCTTCGCATGAATCGGAGCCCTCAAAATCCGAGGAGTTAAAGAGGAAGGCCGT ATTTTCCGAACGAAATTTTGAAATGGAGGACAAAGGAATTAAGCAAGAGTCAAATACTTCAGCAGCTGGGGTTTATGAGGTACCTGGAGAACCTGCTATTGTAATTGATGGGGTGCCTGACATAATCCCCAGTGACTGCTCTATTGTTCTCCGTGATGCTCCGAGCAAAGTTGAAACAAATGTGGCTTCAGGTTTGGGTGAATGGTTTGAAGGGAGGGAAGTGAGAAAGTGGTTTATGGGAAGATATTACTCAGGTAGAGTAACTGATTACGACAAAGATTCTCGGTGGTACAGGGTCCACTATGAAGATGGCGACTCGGAAGATCTTGATTGGCAGGAGTTGGAAGAGGTGCTTCTTCCTTTGGATGTTACAGTGCCTCTCAACTCATTGGCAGAGGAGGTTGTGAGGAGAGGCAAGATATCTGGTCCTAAGTCTCTTAAGAATGTAGATCATTCACAAAATCCCCATATCAAAAGAAAGACGTCAAAAGGACAGTAG
- the LOC114183420 gene encoding pentatricopeptide repeat-containing protein At3g53360, mitochondrial-like isoform X4, whose protein sequence is MIIQSQIRCIYNYTRPIVSTRVVSSLSAELSTNSYINLMCKKQQYKEALDAFNFNLEKSSIQLEPSTYANLILACTNFRYLNYGKKIHDHISKSKFQSDLVLQNHILNMYGKCGSLKDARKVFDAMQLRNVVSWTIMISRYMQNDQENDAIIMYIEMLRSGYLPDQFTFGSIIKACCIVGDIDLGRQLHGHVIKSGYDRHLIAQNALISMYTKFGQIALASGVFAMISTKDLISWASMITGFTQLGNDIDALYLFRDMLRQSVYQPNEFIFGSVFSACGSLLEPEFGRQIHGVCAKFGLGRNIFSGCSLCDMYSKFGFLPLAEKAFYQIESPDLVSWNAIIAAFSDSGHVNEAVSFFRQMMQTGLMPDNITFLSLLCPCGSFLTCNQGMQMHSYIIKIGLDKETAVCNSLLTMYTKCSNLHDAFNVFAYLGKRANLVSWNAILSACLQHKHAKEAFRLFKLMLFSENKPDSITITTILGTCAELASLEVGNQVHCFTIKSGLVVDVSVRNRLIDMYAKCGSLIHARDVFDSTQNPDIVSWSSLIVGYAQFGLGHEALNLFRIMRNLGVQPNEVTYLGVLSACSHIGLVEEGWHLYKTMEVELGIAPTREHVSCMVDLLARAGCLLEAENFIKETGFDPDINTWKTLLASCKTHGNADIAERVAENILKLDPCNSAALVLLSNINASAGNWKEVARLRHLMKQMGVQKVPGQSWIEFKDQIHVFFSEDSSHPQSGKIYSMLEDLWLQMLDHAYDPCQRN, encoded by the exons ATGATCATCCAAAGCCAAATTCGATGTATATACAATTATACAAGACCTATTGTATCAACAAGAGTAGTTTCCAGTCTCAGTGCAGAGTTATCAACCAACAGTTACATCAACCTGATGTGCAAGAAACAGCAATACAAAGAAGCACTTGATGCATTTAATTTCAATCTAGAGAAATCGAGTATCCAGCTAGAACCAAGCACGTATGCGAATCTAATACTGGCCTGTACCAACTTTAGATATCTAAATTATGGCAAGAAAATCCATGATCACATTTCAAAATCCAAGTTTCAGTCAGACCTTGTTCTCCAAAATCATATTCTTAATATGTATGGAAAATGTGGTTCTTTGAAGGATGCTAGAAAAGTTTTTGATGCAATGCAGCTGCGTAATGTGGTCTCTTGGACTATAATGATCTCCAGATACATGCAGAATGATCAAGAGAATGATGCCATCATCATGTATATTGAAATGCTGCGATCAGGTTATCTCCCGGACCAGTTTACATTTGGAAGCATTATCAAGGCTTGCTGCATTGTGGGAGATATAGACTTGGGCAGACAACTGCATGGTCATGTCATTAAATCAGGGTATGATCGTCACTTAATTGCACAAAACGCTCTTATCTCAATGTACACAAAGTTTGGACAAATTGCACTGGCCTCAGGTGTGTTTGCCATGATTTCCACGAAGGATTTAATTTCCTGGGCTTCTATGATTACAGGGTTTACTCAACTTGGTAATGACATAGATGCTTTATATCTTTTCAGAGATATGCTCAGGCAATCTGTTTACCAACCAAATGAGTTTATATTTGGCAGTGTATTCAGTGCTTGTGGAAGCCTTCTAGAACCGGAATTTGGAAGGCAAATTCATGGAGTCTGCGCTAAATTTGGTTTAGGGAGGAACATTTTTTCTGGGTGCTCCCTCTGTGACATGTATTCAAAATTTGGATTCTTACCTTTGGCAGAAAAGGCATTTTATCAAATTGAAAGCCCGGATTTAGTGTCATGGAATGCAATTATTGCAGCATTTTCTGATAGTGGTCATGTTAATGAAGCAGTATCATTTTTTCGCCAGATGATGCAGACAGGACTGATGCCAGATAACATTACTTTCCTCTCCTTACTATGTCCTTGTGGGAGCTTTTTGACATGTAACCAAGGAATGCAAATGCATTCTTACATTATTAAAATAGGTTTAGATAAGGAAACAGCTGTATGCAACTCTTTGCTAACGATGTACACAAAGTGTTCAAATCTACATGATGCATTCAATGTTTTCGCATATTTGGGTAAAAGAGCCAATTTAGTTTCTTGGAATGCAATCCTATCAGCATGCTTGCAGCACAAACATGCAAAAGAAGCTTTTAGATTATTTAAGCTAATGCTATTTTCTGAAAATAAGCCTGACAGTATCACCATAACTACCATATTAGGAACTTGTGCAGAATTGGCGTCTCTTGAAGTTGGGAATCAAGTCCATTGCTTTACTATTAAAAGTGGGCTAGTGGTTGATGTTTCCGTCCGCAATAGATTAATTGACATGTATGCGAAGTGTGGATCACTTATACATGCTCGTGATGTTTTTGATTCAACCCAGAACCCAGATATTGTCTCGTGGAGTAGTTTAATTGTTGGCTATGCTCAGTTTGGACTTGGACATGAAGCTCTTAATCTCTTTCGAATAATGAGGAATCTTGGTGTCCAGCCTAATGAGGTCACATATCTGGGGGTTCTCAGTGCATGCAGTCACATTGGATTGGTGGAGGAAGGTTGGCATTTGTATAAAACCATGGAAGTGGAACTAGGTATTGCACCAACAAGAGAGCATGTTTCTTGCATGGTTGATTTGCTCGCTCGTGCTGGATGCTTGCTTGAAGCAGAGAATTTTATTAAGGAAACGGGATTTGACCCTGACATTAATACATGGAAAACCCTACTTGCTTCTTGTAAAACTCATGGTAATGCTGACATTGCAGAACGAGTTGCAGAAAATATACTAAAACTTGATCCTTGCAATTCAGCTGCTCTAGTGCTACTTTCTAATATAAATGCTTCTGCCGGTAACTGGAAAGAAGTTGCGAGACTGAGGCATTTGATGAAACAAATGGGTGTACAGAAGGTTCCTGGTCAAAGTTGGATAGAATTTAAGGATCAGATCCACGTGTTCTTCTCAGAAGACAGTTCTCATCCACAGAGCGGAAAAATCTACAGTATGCTGGAAGATTTATGGTTGCAGATGCTGGATCATGCTTATGATCCTTGTCAGAG AAATTAA
- the LOC114183420 gene encoding pentatricopeptide repeat-containing protein At3g53360, mitochondrial-like isoform X2: MIIQSQIRCIYNYTRPIVSTRVVSSLSAELSTNSYINLMCKKQQYKEALDAFNFNLEKSSIQLEPSTYANLILACTNFRYLNYGKKIHDHISKSKFQSDLVLQNHILNMYGKCGSLKDARKVFDAMQLRNVVSWTIMISRYMQNDQENDAIIMYIEMLRSGYLPDQFTFGSIIKACCIVGDIDLGRQLHGHVIKSGYDRHLIAQNALISMYTKFGQIALASGVFAMISTKDLISWASMITGFTQLGNDIDALYLFRDMLRQSVYQPNEFIFGSVFSACGSLLEPEFGRQIHGVCAKFGLGRNIFSGCSLCDMYSKFGFLPLAEKAFYQIESPDLVSWNAIIAAFSDSGHVNEAVSFFRQMMQTGLMPDNITFLSLLCPCGSFLTCNQGMQMHSYIIKIGLDKETAVCNSLLTMYTKCSNLHDAFNVFAYLGKRANLVSWNAILSACLQHKHAKEAFRLFKLMLFSENKPDSITITTILGTCAELASLEVGNQVHCFTIKSGLVVDVSVRNRLIDMYAKCGSLIHARDVFDSTQNPDIVSWSSLIVGYAQFGLGHEALNLFRIMRNLGVQPNEVTYLGVLSACSHIGLVEEGWHLYKTMEVELGIAPTREHVSCMVDLLARAGCLLEAENFIKETGFDPDINTWKTLLASCKTHGNADIAERVAENILKLDPCNSAALVLLSNINASAGNWKEVARLRHLMKQMGVQKVPGQSWIEFKDQIHVFFSEDSSHPQSGKIYSMLEDLWLQMLDHAYDPCQRLDINIW, from the coding sequence ATGATCATCCAAAGCCAAATTCGATGTATATACAATTATACAAGACCTATTGTATCAACAAGAGTAGTTTCCAGTCTCAGTGCAGAGTTATCAACCAACAGTTACATCAACCTGATGTGCAAGAAACAGCAATACAAAGAAGCACTTGATGCATTTAATTTCAATCTAGAGAAATCGAGTATCCAGCTAGAACCAAGCACGTATGCGAATCTAATACTGGCCTGTACCAACTTTAGATATCTAAATTATGGCAAGAAAATCCATGATCACATTTCAAAATCCAAGTTTCAGTCAGACCTTGTTCTCCAAAATCATATTCTTAATATGTATGGAAAATGTGGTTCTTTGAAGGATGCTAGAAAAGTTTTTGATGCAATGCAGCTGCGTAATGTGGTCTCTTGGACTATAATGATCTCCAGATACATGCAGAATGATCAAGAGAATGATGCCATCATCATGTATATTGAAATGCTGCGATCAGGTTATCTCCCGGACCAGTTTACATTTGGAAGCATTATCAAGGCTTGCTGCATTGTGGGAGATATAGACTTGGGCAGACAACTGCATGGTCATGTCATTAAATCAGGGTATGATCGTCACTTAATTGCACAAAACGCTCTTATCTCAATGTACACAAAGTTTGGACAAATTGCACTGGCCTCAGGTGTGTTTGCCATGATTTCCACGAAGGATTTAATTTCCTGGGCTTCTATGATTACAGGGTTTACTCAACTTGGTAATGACATAGATGCTTTATATCTTTTCAGAGATATGCTCAGGCAATCTGTTTACCAACCAAATGAGTTTATATTTGGCAGTGTATTCAGTGCTTGTGGAAGCCTTCTAGAACCGGAATTTGGAAGGCAAATTCATGGAGTCTGCGCTAAATTTGGTTTAGGGAGGAACATTTTTTCTGGGTGCTCCCTCTGTGACATGTATTCAAAATTTGGATTCTTACCTTTGGCAGAAAAGGCATTTTATCAAATTGAAAGCCCGGATTTAGTGTCATGGAATGCAATTATTGCAGCATTTTCTGATAGTGGTCATGTTAATGAAGCAGTATCATTTTTTCGCCAGATGATGCAGACAGGACTGATGCCAGATAACATTACTTTCCTCTCCTTACTATGTCCTTGTGGGAGCTTTTTGACATGTAACCAAGGAATGCAAATGCATTCTTACATTATTAAAATAGGTTTAGATAAGGAAACAGCTGTATGCAACTCTTTGCTAACGATGTACACAAAGTGTTCAAATCTACATGATGCATTCAATGTTTTCGCATATTTGGGTAAAAGAGCCAATTTAGTTTCTTGGAATGCAATCCTATCAGCATGCTTGCAGCACAAACATGCAAAAGAAGCTTTTAGATTATTTAAGCTAATGCTATTTTCTGAAAATAAGCCTGACAGTATCACCATAACTACCATATTAGGAACTTGTGCAGAATTGGCGTCTCTTGAAGTTGGGAATCAAGTCCATTGCTTTACTATTAAAAGTGGGCTAGTGGTTGATGTTTCCGTCCGCAATAGATTAATTGACATGTATGCGAAGTGTGGATCACTTATACATGCTCGTGATGTTTTTGATTCAACCCAGAACCCAGATATTGTCTCGTGGAGTAGTTTAATTGTTGGCTATGCTCAGTTTGGACTTGGACATGAAGCTCTTAATCTCTTTCGAATAATGAGGAATCTTGGTGTCCAGCCTAATGAGGTCACATATCTGGGGGTTCTCAGTGCATGCAGTCACATTGGATTGGTGGAGGAAGGTTGGCATTTGTATAAAACCATGGAAGTGGAACTAGGTATTGCACCAACAAGAGAGCATGTTTCTTGCATGGTTGATTTGCTCGCTCGTGCTGGATGCTTGCTTGAAGCAGAGAATTTTATTAAGGAAACGGGATTTGACCCTGACATTAATACATGGAAAACCCTACTTGCTTCTTGTAAAACTCATGGTAATGCTGACATTGCAGAACGAGTTGCAGAAAATATACTAAAACTTGATCCTTGCAATTCAGCTGCTCTAGTGCTACTTTCTAATATAAATGCTTCTGCCGGTAACTGGAAAGAAGTTGCGAGACTGAGGCATTTGATGAAACAAATGGGTGTACAGAAGGTTCCTGGTCAAAGTTGGATAGAATTTAAGGATCAGATCCACGTGTTCTTCTCAGAAGACAGTTCTCATCCACAGAGCGGAAAAATCTACAGTATGCTGGAAGATTTATGGTTGCAGATGCTGGATCATGCTTATGATCCTTGTCAGAGGTTAGACATTAACATTTGGTAG
- the LOC114183420 gene encoding pentatricopeptide repeat-containing protein At3g53360, mitochondrial-like isoform X3, with protein MIIQSQIRCIYNYTRPIVSTRVVSSLSAELSTNSYINLMCKKQQYKEALDAFNFNLEKSSIQLEPSTYANLILACTNFRYLNYGKKIHDHISKSKFQSDLVLQNHILNMYGKCGSLKDARKVFDAMQLRNVVSWTIMISRYMQNDQENDAIIMYIEMLRSGYLPDQFTFGSIIKACCIVGDIDLGRQLHGHVIKSGYDRHLIAQNALISMYTKFGQIALASGVFAMISTKDLISWASMITGFTQLGNDIDALYLFRDMLRQSVYQPNEFIFGSVFSACGSLLEPEFGRQIHGVCAKFGLGRNIFSGCSLCDMYSKFGFLPLAEKAFYQIESPDLVSWNAIIAAFSDSGHVNEAVSFFRQMMQTGLMPDNITFLSLLCPCGSFLTCNQGMQMHSYIIKIGLDKETAVCNSLLTMYTKCSNLHDAFNVFAYLGKRANLVSWNAILSACLQHKHAKEAFRLFKLMLFSENKPDSITITTILGTCAELASLEVGNQVHCFTIKSGLVVDVSVRNRLIDMYAKCGSLIHARDVFDSTQNPDIVSWSSLIVGYAQFGLGHEALNLFRIMRNLGVQPNEVTYLGVLSACSHIGLVEEGWHLYKTMEVELGIAPTREHVSCMVDLLARAGCLLEAENFIKETGFDPDINTWKTLLASCKTHGNADIAERVAENILKLDPCNSAALVLLSNINASAGNWKEVARLRHLMKQMGVQKVPGQSWIEFKDQIHVFFSEDSSHPQSGKIYSMLEDLWLQMLDHAYDPCQRLDINI; from the exons ATGATCATCCAAAGCCAAATTCGATGTATATACAATTATACAAGACCTATTGTATCAACAAGAGTAGTTTCCAGTCTCAGTGCAGAGTTATCAACCAACAGTTACATCAACCTGATGTGCAAGAAACAGCAATACAAAGAAGCACTTGATGCATTTAATTTCAATCTAGAGAAATCGAGTATCCAGCTAGAACCAAGCACGTATGCGAATCTAATACTGGCCTGTACCAACTTTAGATATCTAAATTATGGCAAGAAAATCCATGATCACATTTCAAAATCCAAGTTTCAGTCAGACCTTGTTCTCCAAAATCATATTCTTAATATGTATGGAAAATGTGGTTCTTTGAAGGATGCTAGAAAAGTTTTTGATGCAATGCAGCTGCGTAATGTGGTCTCTTGGACTATAATGATCTCCAGATACATGCAGAATGATCAAGAGAATGATGCCATCATCATGTATATTGAAATGCTGCGATCAGGTTATCTCCCGGACCAGTTTACATTTGGAAGCATTATCAAGGCTTGCTGCATTGTGGGAGATATAGACTTGGGCAGACAACTGCATGGTCATGTCATTAAATCAGGGTATGATCGTCACTTAATTGCACAAAACGCTCTTATCTCAATGTACACAAAGTTTGGACAAATTGCACTGGCCTCAGGTGTGTTTGCCATGATTTCCACGAAGGATTTAATTTCCTGGGCTTCTATGATTACAGGGTTTACTCAACTTGGTAATGACATAGATGCTTTATATCTTTTCAGAGATATGCTCAGGCAATCTGTTTACCAACCAAATGAGTTTATATTTGGCAGTGTATTCAGTGCTTGTGGAAGCCTTCTAGAACCGGAATTTGGAAGGCAAATTCATGGAGTCTGCGCTAAATTTGGTTTAGGGAGGAACATTTTTTCTGGGTGCTCCCTCTGTGACATGTATTCAAAATTTGGATTCTTACCTTTGGCAGAAAAGGCATTTTATCAAATTGAAAGCCCGGATTTAGTGTCATGGAATGCAATTATTGCAGCATTTTCTGATAGTGGTCATGTTAATGAAGCAGTATCATTTTTTCGCCAGATGATGCAGACAGGACTGATGCCAGATAACATTACTTTCCTCTCCTTACTATGTCCTTGTGGGAGCTTTTTGACATGTAACCAAGGAATGCAAATGCATTCTTACATTATTAAAATAGGTTTAGATAAGGAAACAGCTGTATGCAACTCTTTGCTAACGATGTACACAAAGTGTTCAAATCTACATGATGCATTCAATGTTTTCGCATATTTGGGTAAAAGAGCCAATTTAGTTTCTTGGAATGCAATCCTATCAGCATGCTTGCAGCACAAACATGCAAAAGAAGCTTTTAGATTATTTAAGCTAATGCTATTTTCTGAAAATAAGCCTGACAGTATCACCATAACTACCATATTAGGAACTTGTGCAGAATTGGCGTCTCTTGAAGTTGGGAATCAAGTCCATTGCTTTACTATTAAAAGTGGGCTAGTGGTTGATGTTTCCGTCCGCAATAGATTAATTGACATGTATGCGAAGTGTGGATCACTTATACATGCTCGTGATGTTTTTGATTCAACCCAGAACCCAGATATTGTCTCGTGGAGTAGTTTAATTGTTGGCTATGCTCAGTTTGGACTTGGACATGAAGCTCTTAATCTCTTTCGAATAATGAGGAATCTTGGTGTCCAGCCTAATGAGGTCACATATCTGGGGGTTCTCAGTGCATGCAGTCACATTGGATTGGTGGAGGAAGGTTGGCATTTGTATAAAACCATGGAAGTGGAACTAGGTATTGCACCAACAAGAGAGCATGTTTCTTGCATGGTTGATTTGCTCGCTCGTGCTGGATGCTTGCTTGAAGCAGAGAATTTTATTAAGGAAACGGGATTTGACCCTGACATTAATACATGGAAAACCCTACTTGCTTCTTGTAAAACTCATGGTAATGCTGACATTGCAGAACGAGTTGCAGAAAATATACTAAAACTTGATCCTTGCAATTCAGCTGCTCTAGTGCTACTTTCTAATATAAATGCTTCTGCCGGTAACTGGAAAGAAGTTGCGAGACTGAGGCATTTGATGAAACAAATGGGTGTACAGAAGGTTCCTGGTCAAAGTTGGATAGAATTTAAGGATCAGATCCACGTGTTCTTCTCAGAAGACAGTTCTCATCCACAGAGCGGAAAAATCTACAGTATGCTGGAAGATTTATGGTTGCAGATGCTGGATCATGCTTATGATCCTTGTCAGAGGTTAGACATTAACATTTG A
- the LOC114183420 gene encoding pentatricopeptide repeat-containing protein At3g53360, mitochondrial-like isoform X1: MIIQSQIRCIYNYTRPIVSTRVVSSLSAELSTNSYINLMCKKQQYKEALDAFNFNLEKSSIQLEPSTYANLILACTNFRYLNYGKKIHDHISKSKFQSDLVLQNHILNMYGKCGSLKDARKVFDAMQLRNVVSWTIMISRYMQNDQENDAIIMYIEMLRSGYLPDQFTFGSIIKACCIVGDIDLGRQLHGHVIKSGYDRHLIAQNALISMYTKFGQIALASGVFAMISTKDLISWASMITGFTQLGNDIDALYLFRDMLRQSVYQPNEFIFGSVFSACGSLLEPEFGRQIHGVCAKFGLGRNIFSGCSLCDMYSKFGFLPLAEKAFYQIESPDLVSWNAIIAAFSDSGHVNEAVSFFRQMMQTGLMPDNITFLSLLCPCGSFLTCNQGMQMHSYIIKIGLDKETAVCNSLLTMYTKCSNLHDAFNVFAYLGKRANLVSWNAILSACLQHKHAKEAFRLFKLMLFSENKPDSITITTILGTCAELASLEVGNQVHCFTIKSGLVVDVSVRNRLIDMYAKCGSLIHARDVFDSTQNPDIVSWSSLIVGYAQFGLGHEALNLFRIMRNLGVQPNEVTYLGVLSACSHIGLVEEGWHLYKTMEVELGIAPTREHVSCMVDLLARAGCLLEAENFIKETGFDPDINTWKTLLASCKTHGNADIAERVAENILKLDPCNSAALVLLSNINASAGNWKEVARLRHLMKQMGVQKVPGQSWIEFKDQIHVFFSEDSSHPQSGKIYSMLEDLWLQMLDHAYDPCQRARKFWKNMGFGCY; this comes from the exons ATGATCATCCAAAGCCAAATTCGATGTATATACAATTATACAAGACCTATTGTATCAACAAGAGTAGTTTCCAGTCTCAGTGCAGAGTTATCAACCAACAGTTACATCAACCTGATGTGCAAGAAACAGCAATACAAAGAAGCACTTGATGCATTTAATTTCAATCTAGAGAAATCGAGTATCCAGCTAGAACCAAGCACGTATGCGAATCTAATACTGGCCTGTACCAACTTTAGATATCTAAATTATGGCAAGAAAATCCATGATCACATTTCAAAATCCAAGTTTCAGTCAGACCTTGTTCTCCAAAATCATATTCTTAATATGTATGGAAAATGTGGTTCTTTGAAGGATGCTAGAAAAGTTTTTGATGCAATGCAGCTGCGTAATGTGGTCTCTTGGACTATAATGATCTCCAGATACATGCAGAATGATCAAGAGAATGATGCCATCATCATGTATATTGAAATGCTGCGATCAGGTTATCTCCCGGACCAGTTTACATTTGGAAGCATTATCAAGGCTTGCTGCATTGTGGGAGATATAGACTTGGGCAGACAACTGCATGGTCATGTCATTAAATCAGGGTATGATCGTCACTTAATTGCACAAAACGCTCTTATCTCAATGTACACAAAGTTTGGACAAATTGCACTGGCCTCAGGTGTGTTTGCCATGATTTCCACGAAGGATTTAATTTCCTGGGCTTCTATGATTACAGGGTTTACTCAACTTGGTAATGACATAGATGCTTTATATCTTTTCAGAGATATGCTCAGGCAATCTGTTTACCAACCAAATGAGTTTATATTTGGCAGTGTATTCAGTGCTTGTGGAAGCCTTCTAGAACCGGAATTTGGAAGGCAAATTCATGGAGTCTGCGCTAAATTTGGTTTAGGGAGGAACATTTTTTCTGGGTGCTCCCTCTGTGACATGTATTCAAAATTTGGATTCTTACCTTTGGCAGAAAAGGCATTTTATCAAATTGAAAGCCCGGATTTAGTGTCATGGAATGCAATTATTGCAGCATTTTCTGATAGTGGTCATGTTAATGAAGCAGTATCATTTTTTCGCCAGATGATGCAGACAGGACTGATGCCAGATAACATTACTTTCCTCTCCTTACTATGTCCTTGTGGGAGCTTTTTGACATGTAACCAAGGAATGCAAATGCATTCTTACATTATTAAAATAGGTTTAGATAAGGAAACAGCTGTATGCAACTCTTTGCTAACGATGTACACAAAGTGTTCAAATCTACATGATGCATTCAATGTTTTCGCATATTTGGGTAAAAGAGCCAATTTAGTTTCTTGGAATGCAATCCTATCAGCATGCTTGCAGCACAAACATGCAAAAGAAGCTTTTAGATTATTTAAGCTAATGCTATTTTCTGAAAATAAGCCTGACAGTATCACCATAACTACCATATTAGGAACTTGTGCAGAATTGGCGTCTCTTGAAGTTGGGAATCAAGTCCATTGCTTTACTATTAAAAGTGGGCTAGTGGTTGATGTTTCCGTCCGCAATAGATTAATTGACATGTATGCGAAGTGTGGATCACTTATACATGCTCGTGATGTTTTTGATTCAACCCAGAACCCAGATATTGTCTCGTGGAGTAGTTTAATTGTTGGCTATGCTCAGTTTGGACTTGGACATGAAGCTCTTAATCTCTTTCGAATAATGAGGAATCTTGGTGTCCAGCCTAATGAGGTCACATATCTGGGGGTTCTCAGTGCATGCAGTCACATTGGATTGGTGGAGGAAGGTTGGCATTTGTATAAAACCATGGAAGTGGAACTAGGTATTGCACCAACAAGAGAGCATGTTTCTTGCATGGTTGATTTGCTCGCTCGTGCTGGATGCTTGCTTGAAGCAGAGAATTTTATTAAGGAAACGGGATTTGACCCTGACATTAATACATGGAAAACCCTACTTGCTTCTTGTAAAACTCATGGTAATGCTGACATTGCAGAACGAGTTGCAGAAAATATACTAAAACTTGATCCTTGCAATTCAGCTGCTCTAGTGCTACTTTCTAATATAAATGCTTCTGCCGGTAACTGGAAAGAAGTTGCGAGACTGAGGCATTTGATGAAACAAATGGGTGTACAGAAGGTTCCTGGTCAAAGTTGGATAGAATTTAAGGATCAGATCCACGTGTTCTTCTCAGAAGACAGTTCTCATCCACAGAGCGGAAAAATCTACAGTATGCTGGAAGATTTATGGTTGCAGATGCTGGATCATGCTTATGATCCTTGTCAGAG AGCGAGAAAATTCTGGAAAAACATGGGTTTTGGTTGCTACTGA